The following proteins are co-located in the Phaeodactylum tricornutum CCAP 1055/1 chromosome 2, whole genome shotgun sequence genome:
- the CPNE1b gene encoding copine 1 (Copine, calcium-dependent membrane-binding protein with two C2 Calcium Binding Domain): PDVLGKTEVVKNTLNPQWTKVFVFDYELGTPMKVAVSIFDEVRKGDNKSMGSAMFDIGELLGARGNTKAKRLKGGGTLFAHLRKSEGSGLLRLKMKGIKLKNVEGMFSKSDPFFELSRCINSAGGDTWDNVYRSQPIKNNLSPDWEESTLPLSTLCGGNKDLPIQVSVYDFEGSGKHTIMGIFETTVNGLVNASTNGAEDVGKAFNLQKKGKDCGSVVILKAEPSVFVPGTPSFVDYISGGCELNVVVAIDFTGSNGDPRKPGTLHYRHPDGSHNDYEKAIASIVNILAKYDSDQKFPVVGFGAKYNGVVRHCFQCGPSPEVHGVQGVLDAYHSVFQSGLIMSSPTTFVEAIETAASRANVTQEAAKRDGKQAYTILLILSDGAVTDVPSTKQCLERVSDSPLSVVIVGVGSADFTSMEFLDDSSGKRDIAQFVQYNKHSSSPVDLTSVTLKEIPDQVVGYFQSKCVSP; encoded by the exons CCGGACGTGTTAGGAAAGACCGAAGTCGTCAAGAATACGCTCAATCCGCAATGGACCAAGgtttttgttttcgactACGAACTCGGTACACCCATGAAAGTCGCCGTTAGCATCTTTGACGAAGTCCGTAAGGGTGACAACAAGTCCATGGGAAGCGCGATGTTTGATATTGGTGAGCTTCTCGGAGCACGGGGTAACACAAAAGCCAAACGGCTCAAAGGCGGAGGGACTCTTTTTGCGCACTTGCGAAAAAGCGAAGGGTCAGGATTGCTACGACTCAAAATGAAAGGTATCAAGCTCAAGAACGTTGAAGGAATGTTTTCAAAGTCTGATCCTTTTTTCGAATTATCACGGTGTATCAACAGTGCTGGTGGCGACACATGGGACAATGTCTACCGCTCCCAGCCGATCAAAAACAACCTTTCCCCGGACTGGGAAGAATCGACTTTACCACTGAGCACTCTCTGCGGAGGAAACAAGGATCTCCCGATTCAAGTCTCTGTATATGATTTTGAGGGTAGCGGCAAACACACGATCATGggaatttttgaaacgactGTGAACGGCCTTGTGAATGCTTCGACAAACGGCGCAGAGGATGTGGGCAAAGCTTTCAATCTACaaaagaaaggaaaagattGCGGTAGTGTTGTTATTCTCAAAGCCGAG CCGTCAGTTTTCGTACCAGGAACACCCTCGTTTGTGGATTACATCAGTGGAGGCTGCGAACTtaatgttgttgtcgctaTTGATTTCACAGGATCGAATGGCGACCCGCGTAAACCTGGTACCCTCCACTACCGTCATCCAGACGGTTCCCACAACGATTACGAAAAGGCAATTGCTTCCATCGTCAATATTCTGGCAAAGTACGATTCCGACCAAAAGTTCCCTGTCGTCGGCTTTGGTGCCAAGTACAATGGTGTGGTACGTCATTGTTTCCAGTGTGGACCAAGCCCTGAGGTTCACGGGGTACAGGGAGTTTTGGATGCATATCATTCCGTTTTCCAATCAGGACTCATTATGAGCAGCCCGACTAcgtttgtcgaagcaattgAGACAGCTGCCTCTCGGGCTAACGTCACTCAGGAAGCTGCGAAACGCGACGGAAAGCAGGCTTACACAATTTTGCTCATCTTGTCCGATGGTGCTGTGACAGATGTCCCGTCGACGAAACAATGTTTGGAACGAGTCAGTGATTCTCCTTTGTCAGTTGTGATTGTTGGTGTCGGTAGCGCGGATTTTACGTCCATGGAGTTTTTGGATGATTCCTCAGGAAAGCGCGATATTGCGCAGTTTGTCCAGTATAACAAGCATTCCTCCAGTCCGGTGGACCTGACGTCCGTTACACTGAAAGAAATTCCCGACCAGGTGGTTGGGTATTTCCAAAGCAAGTGCGTTTCACCC
- a CDS encoding predicted protein gives MDVAIPSHSVRAFCASLGCLSRVGKDVYMEFDPLDGLALRSLNDAKSAYACFRFEPSFFERCTSPPSQPRASGRNRRRSQHSRKRSVNHDSDSESDDDNEWRFSCRVALRALAAVVRPRKHVASLAITSRVTHSALFLHFEFNIQAPPNTTWRVTHRVPVADANGVSAVSSKDDASELVASPQTLLRLLDPLKNTLEAAFRIRNQERLVAATSFHPTDSASSNAPNNAILQAAASTFLKTETGIRVDELDEFEFRDDRAIADNMPDYVNDKAVLVFPLKETRAFLSYFKTATGSNFSDEPLHVSVWFHWGGKPFTMETKTTSFSAQLVLATLDYSLLGPLEDNSASIENDNSSGRATSVADKE, from the coding sequence ATGGACGTCGCGATCCCCTCGCACTCCGTACGTGCATTCTGTGCGTCGTTGGGCTGTCTCAGCCGAGTGGGGAAGGATGTATACATGGAATTTGATCCCCTCGACGGCCTTGCGTTACGCAGTTTGAACGACGCGAAGTCTGCTTACGCCTGCTTTCGTTTTGAGCCTTCCTTTTTCGAGCGCTGCACGTCGCCACCGAGCCAACCTCGAGCCAGTGGAAGGAATCGAAGAAGGTCGCAGCATTCACGGAAGAGATCCGTTAATCACGATAGCGATAGCGAGAGcgatgatgacaatgaatggCGATTTTCATGCCGTGTGGCGCTCCGGGCACTGGCGGCAGTTGTTCGTCCACGGAAGCACGTTGCTAGCTTGGCGATCACCAGCCGTGTTACTCATTCGGCACTTTTTCTCCATTTTGAATTCAATATCCAGGCTCCACCCAATACAACGTGGAGAGTAACGCATCGGGTTCCGGTTGCAGATGCGAACGGTGTCTCCGCTGTCTCATCCAAAGACGACGCTTCCGAACTCGTAGCTTCTCCACAAACCCTTTTGCGATTGTTGGATCCGTTGAAGAATACATTGGAGGCTGCTTTTCGGATCCGCAATCAAGAGCGACTCGTAGCTGCTACATCCTTTCATCCCACAGACTCCGCCAGCTCCAATGCTCCAAACAATGCGATTCTGCAGGCGGCGGCGTCGACTTTCTTGAAAACGGAAACAGGAATACGGGTCGATGAACTCGACGAGTTTGAGTTTCGTGACGACCGAGCGATAGCAGACAATATGCCAGAttacgtcaacgacaagGCTGTGCTGGTATTTCCCCTAAAAGAGACCAGAGCCTTTCTATCGTATTTCAAAACCGCAACGGGCAGTAACTTTTCTGACGAGCCGCTTCACGTTTCAGTCTGGTTCCATTGGGGAGGAAAGCCATTTACTATGGAGACAAAGACGACGTCTTTCTCTGCGCAACTAGTACTTGCTACTTTAGATTATTCCTTGTTGGGACCGTTGGAGGATAATTCTGCTTCTATCGAAAACGACAATTCTAGTGGAAGGGCCACCAGTGTTGCAGATAAGGAATAA
- a CDS encoding predicted protein — protein sequence MSAISSRPLVSTLGESKQDTSEYGFPDMSLLDITEGENERKIPIAKFIDDVGAFCSSFTPVPASAELLIGAYTELHAKYKSFEVSLTNKRNFDALHNNAASRCILTTLDVGFDRISKPT from the exons ATGAGCGCAATCAGCAGCCGGCCTCTCGTATCCACGCTTGGAGAAAGCAAACAAGATACCAGCGAGTATGGCTTTCCAGATATGAGCCTCCTAGACATCACGGAAGGCGAAAACGAACGGAAGATTCCGATTGCCAAGTTCATCGACGATGTTGGCGCCTTTTGCAGCTCATTTACACCCGTCCCAGCATCGGCGGAGCTCCTCATTGGTGCGTACACCGAACTACACGCCAAGTATAAGTCCTTTGAAGTGTCGTTGACAAACAAAC GAAATTTCGATGCGCTTCACAACAATGCTGCCTCTCGATGTATTCTCACAACGCTAGATGTTGGTTTTGATCGCATCTCGAAACCGACATAG
- a CDS encoding predicted protein encodes MQRTIAFWALIVVLLFISVHAEQVPVGPPEALSSKTEHQHFQRLLQSSWDEIDFTDIDSHKAARSGLDQLVKDGSHMELRWAKMFEKAKTPECRAKIATHFGYFYNAIASEQSMPFSTAKFENKCPEPFYDWENLPPDMHVGHVQNRTYQPPRENATYIDDPKDLRFLYAILTHGEWHSTIRLIETLYEDGHVFVVHVDGKENSDETYKALQKYAATRDHVHVLGSSFRVRVNWGGFSMVNATLQILQYSFNVNGHCSRQRDPLVFDKVIHLASSSYPLATRSEIRQRIASFPLDANFLHVIMKPTRPSPDVWHYFVECDDSLHRIYRLNPLNNHTNGMELFTSSQWFIISREFAEYLARAEAGTFVHQYLDYIEHVVVADETFFGTVLRHTPFCLKHHNRNFLHLQFDRWESELPSNDRDPRKCMMLDPNHCGRSPTTLTADYADILELSDDLFARKFVEHISDFEGKSEEEVPEHNVKDIVDDWRKRRGTSKQGSNSSTTLSGQPQMTFEGHGVLLVARETLGIDGGDRQPVPLCLGLGETGNNLHLVPCFHDWVIPTLAPNWEFGAVIEAETIPHNRWEMQPCTSDGHLERLDSGEIEVTPGNYSITGPRCMLKMMEGIRAGRCFDGDSGNSQPGGEVQVFPCVHRWVQFLSVGDGRLAPKGSLFFTIPLHIVRQIHRMGHEQSPHMCLGVWGRGNKDEVDWKDESQAFSQERKENPVDGWKPLSEWEGEELFSTQCSNVGAVVEWIFVPFIVEDNLSADDGTDIDATTDADEVMFGPATTTEDTMNTAHETVIDDNGAAPERIGDEL; translated from the exons ATGCAGCGAACAATAGCTTTTTGGGCCTTAATCGTTGTGCTCTTATTTATTTCTGTGCACGCCGAGCAAGTGCCGGTTGGACCACCTGAAGCGCTTTCATCCAAAACGGAGCAtcaacatttccaaagacTGCTTCAAAGTAGCTGGGATGAGATCGACTTTACAGATATCGATTCTCACAAGGCTGCCCGGAGTGGGTTAGATCAGCTCGTCAAAGATGGCAGTCATATGGAATTGCGCTGGGCCAAAATGtttgaaaaggccaagacACCTGAATGTCGAGCAAAGATTGCAACCCATTTTGGGTATTTCTACAACGCAATTGCATCAGAACAATCGATGCCATTTAGTACTGCGAAATTTGAAAACAAGTGCCCGGAACCGTTCTACGATTGGGAAAATTTACCACCCGATATGCACGTTGGGCATGTTCAGAACCGAACTTACCAGCCGCCCCGAGAAAACGCCACATACATTGACGATCCGAAAGATCTGCGTTTCTTGTACGCAATTTTGACTCACGGCGAGTGGCATTCTACCATTCGACTTATTGAAACTCTCTACGAGGATGGACATGTTTTTGTTGTGCACGTAGACGGCAAGGAAAATTCTGATGAGACTTACAAAGCTCTGCAAAAGTACGCTGCCACAAGAGATCATGTCCACGTACTTGGATCATCCTTCCGTGTTCGCGTAAACTGGGGAGGCTTTTCAATGGTCAACGCGACGCTGCAAATCTTACAATATTCGTTCAACGTGAACGGGCACTGTTCACGACAACGAGACCCACTGGTATTCGACAAGGTTATCCACTTAGCTTCCTCCTCGTATCCCTTGGCGACACGATCTGAAATTCGTCAGCGTATAGCGTCATTTCCTTTGGATGCCAATTTCTTGCACGTAATTATGAAACCAACTCGCCCCAGCCCTGATGTTTGGCATTACTTTGTTGAATGTGACGACAGTTTACACCGTATTTACCGTCTCAACCCGTTGAACAACCACACGAACGGTATGGAGCTTTTCACTTCATCTCAATGgttcatcatttctcgcgaATTTGCTGAATATTTAGCTCGTGCCGAAGCAGGAACCTTCGTACACCAGTATCTCGACTACATTGAGCATGTTGTAGTCGCCGACGAAACCTTCTTTGGTACCGTCCTTCGGCACACTCCTTTCTGTTTGAAGCATCATAATCGTAACTTTTTACACTTGCAGTTTGATCGGTGGGAGTCAGAGCTTCCGTCGAATGATCGCGATCCTCGGAAGTGCATGATGCTTGATCCCAATCATTGCGGGCGGTCACCTACCACGCTTACGGCCGACTATGCAGACATATTGGAGCTCAGCGACGATTTGTTTGCTCGAAAATTTGTGGAGCACATATCGGACTTCGAAGGCAAATCGGAAGAAGAGGTACCTGAGCATAATGTCAAAGACATTGTTGATGATTGGCGAAAGCGTCGGGGCACCAGCAAGCAAGGAAGTAACTCTTCGACTACACTTTCGGGACAACCGCAAATGACCTTCGAAGGACACGGTGTTTTGCTGGTTGCTAGAGAGACGCTCGGGATTGACGGTGGCGATAGACAACCGGTTCCCTTGTGCTTGGGTTTGGGAGAAACTGGCAACAACTTACATCTCGTGCCGTGTTTTCACGATTGGGTGATACCGACGCTGGCGCCCAACTGGGAATTCGGTGCCGTAATTGAAGCCGAAACAATACCTCACAATCGCTGGGAGATGCAACCCTGTACATCGGATGGTCACCTAGAACGATT AGATTCCGGTGAAATTGAAGTGACACCCGGTAATTACTCAATTACGGGACCGCGATGCATGTTGAAAATGATGGAAGGTATACGTGCGGGGCGATGTTTTGACGGGGATTCTGGTAATTCGCAACCTGGAGGAGAAGTGCAAGTATTTCCATGTGTTCACCGCTGGGTACAGTTCCTGTCTGTTGGCGACGGGAGACTAGCACCCAAGGGAAGCCTATTCTTCACCATTCCGCTCCACATCGTTCGACAGATCCATAGGATGGGACATGAACAAAGTCCTCACATGTGCTTGGGGGTGTGGGGGCGTGGAAATAAAGACGAAGTGGATTGGAAAGACGAATCGCAAGCCTTTTCacaagaaaggaaagaaaacCCAGTAGATGGGTGGAAGCCGTTGTCGGAGTGGGAAGGAGAAGAACTTTTCTCAACACAATGTAGCAATGTCGGGGCAGTCGTAGAATGGATTTTTGTGCCGTTCATAGTAGAAGATAATCTTTCCGCGGACGACGGTACCGACATCGACGCTACTACAGACGCAGACGAAGTTATGTTTGGACCTGCCACAACAACTGAAGACACAATGAATACAGCCCACGAAACCGTGATTGACGATAATGGTGCAGCTCCAGAACGAATTGGCGATGAGCTATGA
- a CDS encoding predicted protein: MSQNPVVFFDVTIGGSAKGRIEMELRADVVPKTAENFRCLCTGEKGIGKLGKPLHFKGSAFHRVIPNFMAQGGDFTRGNGTGGESIYGSKFADENFTLKHTGAGTLSMANAGPNTNGSQFFLCTAETPWLDGKHVVFGKVVSGQDVVSAIEQVGNESGKTRVPVIIADSGQLR; the protein is encoded by the exons ATGAGTCAGAATCCGGTCGTGTTCTTTGATGTTACCATAGGCGGATCGGCAAAG GGTCGGATAGAAATGGAGCTCAGAGCAGATGTTGTCCCCAAGACGGCTGAAAATTTTAGGTGCCTCTGTACGGGCGAGAAGGGTATCGGAAAATTGGGGAAGCCTCTGCATTTTAAGGGATCAGCTTTTCATCGTGTG ATACCAAACTTTATGGCCCAAGG CGGTGACTTCACTCGTGGAAATG GCACCGGCGGGGAGTCGATTTACGGTTCCAAGTTTGCGGATGAGAACTTTACTCTTAAACACACTGGGGCAGGTACTTTAAGTATGGCAAATG CCGGACCGAACACAAACGGTTCCCAGTTTTTTCTTTGCACGGCCGAGACGCCTTGGTTGGACGGGAAACATGTTGT ATTCGGCAAGGTTGTGTCGGGACAAGATGTGGTCAGCGCCATTGAGCAAGTAGGAAACGAATCAGGCAAAACTCGCGTTCCAGTCATTATTGCGGATAGTGGACAGCTACGCTAA
- a CDS encoding rad7-like protein (Expressed protein with similarity to Rad7 protein, probable subunit of Nucleotide Excision Factor 4 (NEF4) involved in DNA-damaged Global Genome Repair (GGR) Nucleotide Excision repair (NER) by generating superhelicity in DNA through the catalytic activity of the Rad16-like subunit of NEF4 complex), producing the protein MAPSRRSQRRAEEEEESSGVGAAPEDSTGRTSTGRRVVPERVRERQRAVAEREASRLARPEVRPIVSLGHADRQKSAVTSTPFGVLTTRASNSTKDSPPQEWCGPFSVARQMIAAREETKRREEAEAENGVDQEYHHPLDQVMEELELEKKRKAHPSISWKSSLPGAHEQSGSARNSSLYAKRKRRANLIAQKHRIPTLFQTCLQFLVDHIEFVESLGDVDSSIRTRLLQELVARHKLDPAAFDAIAENGTDVLELTDASSITQEQLTKALQRMMPSGLQYIMLDQAGRCFGPAAADAIVEAMSSKLGSLQALSIGGAYLLKDVDAVKLIEAVAPTLSSLEYKACPMLGVQFCKGLTKTFATTGKLLELSLEDIPIGSEGLETLTGETTAFRHLKSLSMRRIIDLTDAMVHKLLLSCTNTLERLDLSDNHDLTDATLSSLRSCVGLQALHVSGLKHLTPQGLEALFTHVPGMAPPPSLRVLDFGRLDHEAVTDDFMLLAIQASTSNKDSTVGGLVQVNVEGSSVLTDSTLEKLASSCHSSLQYLHVSFCTALSDQGLGYLVDKCGSQLRNIEVWGCAQISDSFLDGHRRVADPGLHIVGAWMKQNSVRAFR; encoded by the coding sequence ATGGCACCTTCTCGTCGATCCCAGCGTCGcgcggaggaggaagaagagtcTAGCGGGGTAGGGGCCGCCCCGGAGGATTCGACGGGTCGGACCAGCACTGGGCGTCGGGTGGTACCGGAACGTGTCCGGGAACGGCAACGTGCCGTGGCCGAACGCGAGGCGTCTCGTCTGGCCCGCCCCGAAGTCCGGCCAATCGTCAGTCTAGGACACGCAGATCGTCAAAAGAGCGCCGTCACCTCCACGCCGTTTGGTGTGCTGACGACCAGAGCTAGCAACAGTACGAAAGACTCTCCACCACAGGAATGGTGTGGTCCTTTCAGTGTAGCTCGACAAATGATTGCGGCTCgggaagaaacgaaacgacgagaagaagccgaagcTGAGAATGGTGTAGACCAGGAATATCACCATCCCTTGGACCAGGTTATGGAAGAACTCGAGCTggagaagaagcgaaagGCGCACCCCTCCATTTCCTGGAAGAGTTCCTTGCCGGGTGCGCACGAACAATCCGGAAGCGCTCGAAACTCTTCCCTCTACGCGAAACGTAAGAGACGTGCAAATTTGATTGCTCAAAAGCACAGGATTCCCACTTTGTTTCAGACGTGTTTGCAGTTCTTGGTCGACCACATCGAGTTCGTGGAGTCGTTGGGCGACGTGGACTCTTCGATTCGTACAAGGCTCCTACAAGAGCTAGTGGCTCGACACAAGTTGGATCCAGCAGCTTTTGACGCTATTGCCGAAAATGGAACAGACGTGCTTGAGTTGACGGATGCGTCCTCTATCACACAAGAACAACTCACGAAAGCGTTGCAACGCATGATGCCTTCGGGCCTCCAATATATTATGTTGGATCAGGCCGGTCGCTGCTTTGGCCCCGCAGCTGCTGATGCCATTGTTGAAGCCATGTCAAGTAAACTTGGGAGTTTGCAGGCCTTGTCAATTGGTGGTGCATACTTACTCAAGGATGTCGACGCGGTCAAATTGATTGAGGCGGTGGCGCCGACATTGTCGTCTCTTGAATACAAAGCCTGTCCTATGTTAGGCGTGCAGTTCTGCAAAGGTCTCACCAAGACGTTTGCAACGACAGGAAAACTCTTGGAACTGTCGTTGGAAGATATTCCAATAGGATCGGAAGGTTTGGAGACCTTGACCGGCGAAACAACCGCATTTCGCCACTTGAAAAGTCTCTCCATGCGCCGAATCATAGATTTGACTGATGCGATGGTTCACAAACTTCTTTTATCGTGCACAAATACACTGGAACGGTTGGATCTAAGTGACAATCATGATCTAACCGACGCGACTTTGTCGTCCTTGCGCTCGTGTGTGGGACTACAGGCTCTACATGTATCCGGTTTAAAACACTTAACCCCCCAAGGCCTAGAAGCACTTTTTACTCACGTTCCCGGCATGGCTCCGCCACCTTCATTGCGCGTCCTGGACTTTGGCCGTCTCGACCATGAGGCCGTGACGGACGATTTCATGCTACTGGCGATCCAAGCTTCCACGTCTAACAAGGATTCGACAGTGGGTGGCCTCGTACAAGTAAATGTTGAGGGCTCTAGCGTCTTGACGGACTCGACGCTGGAGAAACTCGCTTCTTCCTGTCATTCTAGCCTACAGTATTTGCACGTTAGCTTCTGCACAGCTTTATCAGACCAAGGCCTGGGTTATTTAGTGGACAAGTGTGGTTCACAGCTACGCAATATTGAGGTCTGGGGGTGTGCGCAAATTTCCGATAGTTTCCTGGACGGCCACCGTCGCGTTGCTGATCCTGGTCTTCACATTGTCGGTGCGTGGATGAAACAAAATTCGGTCCGCGCTTTTCGCTAG
- a CDS encoding predicted protein: MVLYMVGLGLGDEDDITVKGLKIVKSADFVFLEAYTSILGVDKSRLEELYGKSITVADRNMVETQAEELILEPSVKKNVAFLVVGDPVCATTHTDLWLRAKQRNIEVRIVHNASIMGAAGACGLQLYNFGHTVSIPFFEEKWRPTSFYPKIKINRQGGMHTLCLLDIKVKEPDFQAMMKGKTKYLPPSFMSVNTASEQLLEAEDSHKEHAYDGSQTLCIGLARMGQDSQCIRAGTLEELKNANMGEPLHSLIICGDLHDLEMEVLKEYLVE, translated from the coding sequence ATGGTCCTCTACATGGTTGGCTTGGGCCTtggcgacgaagatgacatcacagtcaaagggCTCAAAATTGTGAAGAGCGCAGACTTCGTTTTCCTCGAGGCATACACCAGCATCCTTGGCGTTGACAAAAGTCGTTTAGAGGAGCTTTACGGGAAATCTATCACAGTCGCAGACCGTAATATGGTCGAAACACAAGCAGAGGAGCTAATTTTAGAACCCTCTGTCAAGAAGAACGTTGCGTTCTTGGTGGTCGGCGACCCGGTCTGTGCGACAACTCACACGGATCTATGGCTGCGAGCGAAACAGCGGAATATAGAGGTCCGAATTGTTCACAACGCTTCGATCATGGGGGCGGCAGGTGCATGTGGGCTACAACTATACAACTTTGGGCATACCGTGAGCATCCCATTTTTCGAAGAAAAGTGGAGGCCGACGTCTTTCTACCCAAAAATAAAAATCAATCGTCAGGGGGGTATGCATACTCTCTGTCTGCTGGACATCAAAGTAAAAGAGCCGGATTTCCAGGCTATGATGAAAGGAAAGACAAAGTATTTACCTCCGAGCTTCATGAGCGTAAACACAGCGTCAGAACAACTattggaagccgaagatTCACACAAGGAACACGCTTACGATGGTAGCCAAACACTGTGCATTGGGCTAGCTCGTATGGGACAAGACAGCCAGTGTATTCGCGCGGGAACATTGGAGGAACTTAAAAATGCTAACATGGGAGAGCCTTTGCATTCCCTTATTATATGTGGTGATTTGCACGACCTGGAAATGGAGGTTTTGAAGGAATATCTTGTAGAA
- a CDS encoding predicted protein encodes MTRNETLLRLQKNRHVIDVRPQLVQVIGSICTVALFVGNICIYMRVQNNNSTTIDPRSYFNLHTDQGPLTLSQKLMEIKLDCSEIKSIYDLEKCYPNRLVRELGDSCLLVETWNDVQRCMTGRFTKEPLKHYQIHILGERNSGTKFVMRELQRCFPRFQFGVKVHRDFVRAKHFFQPIVAGDFKTNILIVVFRDPVEWVAAMREKPYHSPNHILKFENQSGAIVPLPWKEFVTRAWTTKRSEFDKKLVLEDRVKETMRGDICRERFAFHEVLPCRYDNTTSSIPDSRIRGFEPIYEMRRDGSGEPFDNILEMRSDKIVNLLLEMSMMMDLGGYMAVRYEDLLREGTKSLLTQVATMVGMDNVPEHCSASGPQANRIGRRKIPIELRQWVQTHSVTKTERLLGYLD; translated from the coding sequence ATGACGAGAAATGAGACGTTGCTCAGGTTACAAAAGAACAGACATGTCATTGATGTACGGCCGCAATTGGTTCAAGTGATTGGGTCAATCTGTACAGTAGCGCTCTTTGTGGGCAATATTTGTATTTACATGCGAGTGCAAAATAACAACTCAACCACCATCGATCCCCGCAGTTATTTTAATCTTCATACGGATCAAGGCCCTCTCACCCTGTCGCAGAAACTCATGGAAATCAAATTGGACTGCTCGGAAATCAAGTCCATCTACGATTTAGAAAAGTGCTATCCAAATAGGTTAGTCCGCGAACTAGGTGATTCGTGCCTCTTGGTTGAAACATGGAACGATGTCCAGCGGTGTATGACTGGGCGTTTTACCAAGGAACCTTTGAAACATTATCAAATTCATATATTGGGGGAACGGAATAGCGGTACAAAATTTGTGATGCGTGAACTTCAACGTTGCTTTCCACGTTTTCAGTTTGGGGTAAAAGTACATCGTGACTTTGTGAGGGCGAAGCATTTTTTTCAACCAATTGTCGCTGGCGACTTCAAAACAAACATATTGATTGTAGTATTTCGAGATCCAGTTGAATGGGTGGCAGCCATGCGCGAGAAGCCGTATCATAGCCCCAATCATATCTTGAAATTTGAAAATCAATCCGGCGCTATAGTCCCGTTGCCTTGGAAAGAGTTTGTGACTCGAGCTTGGACGACTAAGCGGTCTGAGTTTGATAAAAAGTTGGTACTCGAAGATCGTGTGAAGGAAACTATGAGGGGAGATATTTGCAGGGAGCGTTTCGCTTTTCACGAAGTTTTGCCTTGTCGGTACGACAACACTACATCGTCAATACCTGATAGTCGCATTCGCGGATTTGAACCCATTTATGAAATGCGTAGGGATGGTTCTGGCGAGCCCTTCGATAACATACTGGAAATGCGGTCCGACAAGATTGTTAACTTACTTCTGGAAATGTCAATGATGATGGATTTGGGAGGCTACATGGCTGTGAGGTACGAAGACCTCTTGCGCGAAGGAACTAAGTCCCTCCTTACACAAGTTGCTACTATGGTTGGTATGGATAACGTACCTGAGCATTGTAGCGCAAGTGGCCCTCAAGCCAATCGCATTGGTCGCAGGAAAATACCAATCGAGTTGCGTCAGTGGGTTCAAACTCATTCAGTCACTAAAACCGAAAGACTGCTGGGATACTTGGACTGA
- a CDS encoding predicted protein, producing the protein MAPHLTENQIQDAEESTSDDGGSTSSSVLPDSNSSGANSAASEVKKRPRSQDSDDGPPVKRMLYNDAMAQMGNASKAEQSKAWDLSKLRFDELRYIASLAKPASIQTNKATHTAIEVRVKKPVHCDIDLGKVSLVKSKDFDYPSFWQENLEYIELCSDALNFAVCCRLVYGEAPLQQS; encoded by the coding sequence ATGGCACCGCACCTGACGGAGAATCAAATTCAAGACGCGGAAGAATCAACAAGCGACGATGGCGGAAGCACCTCGTCGAGTGTTCTGCCAGACTCAAATAGTAGTGGGGCAAACAGTGCCGCTTCAGAGGTTAAGAAAAGACCAAGGTCGCAAGATTCCGACGATGGACCCCCGGTCAAGAGAATGCTATATAACGATGCCATGGCGCAAATGGGAAATGCGTCCAAAGCCGAGCAAAGTAAGGCATGGGACCTTAGTAAATTGCGATTCGACGAATTGCGATATATCGCGTCTCTGGCAAAACCTGCCTCGATTCAGACGAACAAAGCAACTCATACTGCTATCGAAGTGCGTGTAAAGAAACCTGTACACTGCGACATTGATCTTGGAAAAGTCAGTCTAGTAAAAAGCAAGGACTTTGACTACCCTTCATTTTGGCAAGAAAATTTAGAGTATATTGAGCTATGCTCTGATGCCCTGAATTTCGCAGTTTGCTGTCGTCTTGTATATGGAGAAGCTCCGTTACAGCAATCGTAG